GCTGCCGTTACTATGGAAACAGGAGGCTTTATCTGTCGTTTCCTCAGGATTTCCGACTGGCTGTTGGCACTTGACATCGCTGTTCATCTCAGGATTAAACTGTGGTTGCACTGAAGAAACTTCCTCACTTATTATGCATGCATAGCAATTCCTCGGTACCGACATCTAATAAAAAACATCCTGATCTTCTATTTCTGATAGGAGTTCTGTGGACAGAtgactgatttgtttttcttttgtcttccaGCTCTGGCCACATATGAAACCACTGTCCTGCAGATGAGCCGTCAGTGGGGGCTTCCACGTCGCTGTCGCAGACCCAGATAGTTCCTGGCGGCAGCGGCATCGCCCCCATCTCCCCATTATGCCCAACAGCAATCGGGCGGGGAGCCTGAAGGACCCCGAAATTGCGGAGCTCTTCTTCAAGGAGGACCCGGAGAAGCTCTTCACAGATCTACGTGAGATCGGACATGGCAGCTTTGGTGCTGTATATTTTGTGAGTATTTGACAACACAGGATTCAGACTTATGATGTAAAAGTTGCATCTTTTGGATGTCCTAAATtagtaagaaaaaaagaataaagtaaGGAAGATCATGACCAATGTTTTTATCATTCAGGCACAGGATGCACGGACAAATGAGGTGGTTGCCATCAAGAAGATGTCTTACAGTGGGAAGCAGTCCACTGAGGTATGTCGATAGCTTTCACTGACATATGCCGTGTGGACAGACTCTGAATGTTGTTTTCCTTGTGTCTGCAGTCTTTCTGATTCTccctgttttcacagaaatggcAAGACATAATCAAAGAGGTCAAATTCCTGCAGCGAATACAACATCCAAACAGCATAGAGTACAAAGGATGTTACCTGCGAGAGCACACCGCCTGGGTAAGTCCCACATGATGGTAATTTATTTACTGATAAAGTGCAAAATAACACAAACGTCTCTTTGTTTCCTTGCAGCTTGTAATGGAGTATTGTCTTGGTTCCGCTTCAGATTTGTTAGAAGGTGAGTTATTAAAAACTTCAAACTTCTTGCAAGTTAATCCCTCATGTTTAACTTGACATCAATCTTGCTGCATCTCCCCCAGTTCACAAAAAACCTCTGCAAGAAGTTGAAATCGCTGCAATTACCCATGGTGCTCTTCAAGGCCTGGCTTATCTTCACTCCCACAACATGATTCACCGGTGAGTATTTCAGTTGCTGAGCAGCATGCAGCTGGCCGAGCTGCGTTGCCCTCAGGCGTTCGCTCCTCTGCGTGGCGCTGTAATCATCCCCTCTTACCTGTCTGACAGAGATATCAAGGCCGGAAACGTCTTGCTGACGGAGCCAGGGCAGGTGAAACTGGCAGATTTTGGCTCTGCGTCCATTGCCTGTCCTGCAAACTCCTTTGTTGGGACTCCATATTGGTACGTCACAAACACTTACGTACAACGCGCTGCGCTCTTCTCGGTGTGTCACGACTTACACGTGTTTCTCTTTTCAGGATGGCCCCAGAAGTCATTTTAGCCATGGATGAGGGTCAGTACGATGGGAAGGTGGACATTTGGTCGTTGGGAATCACCTGCATTGAATTAGGTTGGTTTTTATTTCACCTGGCTTCAGTCAACCTGACACTGGTTGTATTTCTTCCACCCACATAATGTTTTGCATACTTCTATAAACCTCCGTGAACCTGCATTGCCTTTGCTCATTCGGCCCTTCAGTATTTCTATTTTGTAACACCACATGTGTCTTGTTTTATAGCCGAGAGGAAACCTCCACTGTTCAACATGAATGCAATGAGTGCCTTATACCACATAGCACAGAACGAGAGCCCCACGCTTCAGTCCAGTGAATGGTGAGGGCACAGTTCCACTCAAAAGACCCAAcgtttgctttttgtttttcgttcAGAGTTAATTGAAAAGCTCTTTCATCTGTCGTCTCCAGGACGGATTATTTTCGAAACTTTGTTGATTCTTGCCTTCAGAAAATGCCCCAAGATCGCCCCACCTCTGAAGAGCTCTTAAAGGTAAAGTTTTCTTTTCTAGTGGAGTGTCACAGCTTGGTCAGATTCCCGAAATGTAATGCTTAAGGAAATTTCtgtgcttctcctccagcaTGCGTTTGTCCAACGTGAGCGGCCGGAATCTGTTCTAATCGACCTGATAAATCGGACTAAAGATGCAGTGAGGGAGCTGGACAATCTGCAGTATCGTAAGATGAAGAAGATCTTGTTTCAGGAAGCTCACAATGGCCCGACGACCGAGGCacaagatgaagaggaggtcTGTTGTGTGGCTTGTTTTTCACCATTCCCCCTGCCCCTGTCCGTCTCGCTGTGTGTTGTAAAACGGTGTtgctgtctgctgtgtgtgttatttttaggAGGCAGATCACAACGTGGGCAGGACGGGGACGGTGAACAGTGTGGGGAGCAATCAGTCCATCCCCAGTATGTCAATCAGTGCCAGTtcccagagcagctctgtcaATAGTCTAACAGATGCTGGCGATGACAAGAGCGAGGTGGACATAGAGGGAGACCACACGGTGATGTCCAACAGCTCCGTCATACATCTCAAGCCAGTAAGACGCTCAATCAGCAGCATTCTGGAGTAGAGTTTCAATATTATTTGAATTTCCTTTGAGTCCAGCAAGAGAAGCTTGTGTGTCCCTCCTCCACTTACTGTACGATCTGCTGCTGACGTCTAACCGTGTGTCTTttaggaggaggagacgggtcACGTGGAGTCTGAGCCAAACAACCGGCCACCTGAGCCACAGCCCACTCCCGCACACGCTCCACGGCCCAAACGGAACCGCGAACACTTCGCCACCATACGCACAGCTTCAGTGGTACGAATACTGCTGACATATCGGTCGACCAGAGGAAAACTGCATTCCAGATCTGATTTACAATTTTCAGGAGCTAAAAGCACCAAATGTGCACATTTCATACACGTTTCTATTgaatcaggatttattttgaCCATGAAGTACCAGACATTTGACTTTGATAAagggagagcaggagggatGTGAAAACAACTTTCTGGACAACTATTTTGGAAcatttaagcaaaaaaaaaaattaaaatgttttcctaTTTCATGGAGTTGTTAAAAAGTTTTTGTGATACCTTTTCGCTCAGATGATTAAATTATTTTTCCTATAAAAtctgaaaatttttttttacattatcaAATATTCATCAAGTTACAGAGTTGCCTAAAAATTGGTTatcttttccaaaaaaaaaacttgtgtgcAGCCGGTGTGAAATAAATCTTTGTGGTTTGCCAGCTCACTCGCCAGATTAAAGAGCACGAGCAGGACTCGGAGCTACGGGAGCAGATCCTGGGCTACAAGCGGATGAGGCGGCAGCACCAGAAACAGCTGATGGCTCTGGAGAACAAGCTGAAGGCTGAGATGGACGAGCACAGACTCCGTCTGGACAAGGAgctggagaaccagaggaacagctTCACCCAGGAGATGGAGAAACTCGTCAAGAAGCACCAGGCGTCCATGGAGAAAGACGTATGTTGACAGCCCGCACAAAACAATTACTGCTCACTGTTCCATAACGCCGCAACAGCAAACATCGGCGTTTTAATTCAGTCATGCTTTATATTGAGGAACATCACACTGCAGTGTAGAAATCTGTAGAAAGTTTTAATGCAACTTCTTGTCTTTTCAAACACTTATTCCATAAGCATGACGGTGGCGATGTGTTTCTCGATCAGGCGAAAACTTTCAGCAATGATGAGAAGAAGTTCCAGCAGCACATCCAGAGTCAGCAGAAAAAAGAGCTGAACAGCTTCTTGGAGTCCCAGAAACGGGAATACAAGCTTCGCAAGGAGCAGCTCAAAGAGGTACGAGTCCTACTTTCCAAGTGCCAATTCCTGCTTATCTGAACTGAACTGGCAGACGCGAGTCAGCGGGGTGACTTTAGCTTGCGTAGTGACGTGCgatcatttcttttctgttcaggAGCTGAATGAAAACCAGTCAACCCCAAAGAAAGAGAAGCAAGAGTGGCTGTCCAAGCAGAAGGAGAACTTCCAGCACTTccaagcagaggaggaggccaaCCTGCAGCGCAGACAGAGGCAGTACCTGGAGCTGGAGTGCCGCCGGTTCAAACGGAGGATTCTAATCGCTCGTCACAACATTGAGCAGGACCTAGTACGAGAGGTCAGTCCTCGCTCTTCCTGACCGCTCAGCCTCAGTGGTTTAACACAGAAAGGGTCATTTAACCAGCTGTAATTACCTCATTATGCACTAACTCTTCTCTGTGCGAGCAGGAGCTAAACAAGCGTCAAACCCAGAAGGACCTGGAGCGCGCCATGCTTCTGCGGCACCACGAGTCCATGCAGGAGCTGGAGTTCCGCCAGCTCAGCACCATCCAGAAGACCCGGGCCGAGCTGACCCGTCTGCAGCACCAGACGGAGCTGACCAACCAGCAGGAGTACAacaagaggagggagagggagctcAGGCGCAAGCATGTGATGGAGGTCCGCCAGCAGCCCAAGAGCCTCAAGGTGGgactgtgtgtgggtgtgtgggtgtgtgtgtgtgtgtgtgtacagtggaAAGCTCTTTGAGATTACAAAATGACAgttcaacctgaagaagaaaccCTCAGTAGAGAATTGAAAGTCCATCTCTGAAGAAGCCTGCTTGACGCGATGTCTGTTCTCCACCACACAGTCCAAAGAGCTGCAGATCAAGAAGCAGTTCCAGGACACGTGTAAGATCCAGACCCGGCAGTATAAAGCCCTGAGGAACCACCTGCTGGAGACCACGCCCAAGTCGGAGCACAAGGCTGTTCTGAAGCGgctgaagcaggagcagcaccGCAAACTCGCCATCTTGGCAGAGCAGTATGACCACTCCATCAATGAGATGCTTTCCACCCAGGCGGTGAGTCTGGTAATGCCAAACATTTCTGATCCTAATTGCGAAGAAATACGATTTAAGCGCGAAGCCAGTATTATATTTACCAACCGCCGAAGTCGGTCGTGTTGCATTTCCTCCCTGGATCCTGATACTGATCGTCTCTCTTTCTCAGCTGCGTCTGGACGAGACTCAGGAGTCTCAGTGCCAAAGCCTGCGAATGCAGCttcagcaggagctggagctgctcaaCGCCTACCAGAGCAAGATCAAGATGCAGACCGACTCCCAGCATGAGCGAGAGAGCAAGGACCTGGAGCAGAGGGTGTCCATCCGCAGGGCCCTGCTGGAGCAGAAGGTGCAGCCTCCGCTGAACATTCCTTCTGCTGGTTCAGTGTGAAGTGGAGAACTTTCTCTTATTCTAAGCTTAATCCCCTGCCTCTCCCATAAtcccttttgtttttcctttattctgTAGATCGAGGAAGAGCTGCTGTCCCTGCAGAACGAACGCATGGAACGAATCCGGAGCCTCCTGGAACGCCAGGCCCGAGAGGTGGAGGCCTTTGACTCGGAGAGCATGCGCCTGGGCTTCAGCAACATGGTGCTATCGAACATCTCCCCCGAGGGCCTCAACAAGAGCTTCCCCGGCGCCCCCGGAGGCTGGAGccaccacctgcagcagcacccgCCCGGGAGCTCGCTGCACGGGGGCTCGCTGCACTGGggcgtcggcggcggcggcagcagcggaggGCCCGGTCCCCAGGGCGGCCATCACCACTATCACTCCAGCCCGGGAGGAGCAGCCATGCAGCAAGGCTGGGGGCCGGGCGTGCAGGGGGGAGGGGCCCCGTCGCCGTGGGGCCACCCGTCGGCCGCCGCCCTGGCCTCCCGCGGCGGCGCGGGGATGCAGAACAGCCCCCAGGCCATGGGCAGGACACCCCCGGGAGGCCGCAGCGAGCAGGGCATGAGCAGGAGCACCAGCGTCACGTCTCAGATTTCCAACGGGTCACACCTCTCCTACACATAGAGCCCCGGCGAtgccggcgccgccgctctgccTCGCTCTGTGACACTACCCcagcatccccccccccttccctgtACAGACATGGATGTGTGATAAAGTAAATGTTGCTCAGGTCAAAAGGGCTGGGAAAGGCACAGCCCGTCCTCACGGCAGTTTATCGGCACACATGCAGACCCTTAGTTGCGTTACGTAAGCAGTTCGAGTGTCAAAATGTTACTCCCTTTTGTTTCGTTTAGTTTTTATTCACGGCGCTCTCGATGTAAAACACGTTCGTACTCTTCACAGCCATTGCTCTCATTTTGCACATGaaacactgttttaaaaaaagcctttaaTGTGTATGAACTAAATGTGGAGTCAAAGAATCACAGTAGAGTGAGTTAttcaggaccccccccccctcctccagaaGACGCTGGGCTGTGGTGAATCCAGCCTGCTGTAATGGTCATTCTGATCAATTAGAAGcctcttttttatttcaccttATTTCCTGGTCATCAACCAAAACAAGACAGAACAAATCCAGAGCCAAATAAATGTTACCAGTTTTAGGAGTAAGCTACAACACAACTTCAGTGCCTTTTTAACTCACGAGGTCAAACCTTCGTCATTCTCTCCTCATCGTCGTTCTCCGATCAGCTGGACTTGGCTCCAGCATCCTGTGTCAAATAGAGAGAGATCATAGCCACAACGTATGAAGTGAAGCTTGTTTGAGTCTTAAAAACGTTGATTTATGTACTTGCGTGTACATATCGCTGACTTGATGTCTTTAGGCGGTACTCGAAGATAAATAGACTTATTGGCCTTTAAAAACAATCCTATATTCAATCTCTTTCTTTTATTAGTGcctttttttcaaactgctgcCTTTTTCAAAGCACTTTATTCAGCGAAACGTGTGTAAAAAGAATATCTGACTTCACGAAGCACCTCTTGGATGAATGTTTCATCGGTACGGATGTGGTTTAGTGGAGGAGTCGAACTTGACTGCTgtgattttattatttcaacaGCGATCTCCCAAGTAGGGGTTTGGTTTCCGAGCGATATGCAAAGGATGGCGTTTTGAAAGCAGAACGCTGCAGGAGAGTTGGTTCTGTGCAGGCAAGTAATGTAAGCTAATTGTCATGACCATGACAGCAGGCTCGGCACTACTCGGtgtaagaaacacacacacacacacacacacacacagattcaaaatgcttttttccAGATCAGCAAcgagaaacatttaaaaaggtgCTACTCTTCAAAAAAATTCAACCATCTCATCGTAACAGGAGTGACTGAACGAGGCACAGAAAATGAGTCCgtgcaaaaagaaaaccaaaacagccAAATCAGACAAATTGTGGCACGAAGCACTTGCTTATTCCTCTGAGACCTCCAGCAGTTCCTCTCCCAGTCATGTTTAacttctccctgctctccaGCTTGTggttgatgtaaaaaaaagaaaaggaaagaaaaaagtttcacTTCTCAAAGACTTGACGGAGACTTTCCATCCAGAGAATTCCGAGGCCTTTCAGGAGAATCCTCCAGAGATCACGACATGCGCTCTCAGACCGTGGAGTTGAATGTTacatgtgtatttttttatggAAGAGAAAAGTTCTTTACACCTTCACTTTCAGGAAATACAGTCTACAAGCAAATTCCTTAACTACACACTGACacaagcagagtgtgtgtgtgtgaacaggttgtttgaggtgtgtgtctCGCTGTCATCTCCTCTGAACGCCACTGTAGGATTAGCCATCCTGAAGCGTCGCCTCAGCAGAACTCACACCTTTCTTCTCATTCCTCTGGTTCAGAGCCAATTCCATCACTTCCGAGGACACAAAAATCAatgctgggattttttttttttttttttttttttttatcatctagGCAGGAATTTAATTcccctgtgtgagtgtgtgtgtgtgtgtgcgagagagagagtgagtatCCTGCTTCGAAGGTAAACATTTTATCAAAgtaagtttgttttgtttccactattttttttttaatgccaactGATTACTTCAAGCTACTGTAACACATCAGAGTatatttttctgatttattcatATTTGGTTAAGAAGATGACAGCGTATTTATCATTTTTGGATTCTGTGAGGAAGTCAAACGCCACATGAAAGCCGGGCCACTCGGACCTCACATGAATGACGATTTTTAACTTTTCTACGTTCTGTTCTCGTTGAGGGAATCTGGTTCTTGTTGTCGGTCATAGCGAATCTCCACCAAGctagattttattttctgttttaataacTTTTGTTTTCCACGTCAGATTTGTGTCCTACTGACTGAATGCATGTGGGACACAGAAGCAGAACGGGCAACAGGAAATCCTTTCTATGGTCAAACACTGTGCCATACCGGAGTTGCCAAGCCGCCCAGATGGTTTTACTCACCTGTCATCGGGCTGACCACAAGAAATGTATGAAACTTCTAATCAAATGAGTTCTGGTGGAGTGGccaaagaggaggaaggaggaaaaaaatacaaataacagaaaaacatggcGGGGACGGTGGGCAAATGATGAGAAAATGTTGCATTTCTTTGAAGATGTCAGTATTGTTTGGCACATTACCACTACAACTCATAACCTGTATTAAAATGTATAGATGGTGGAACATGTTATATAGAGAGATTATGAAGATGCTAAAGAGAAGATGGTAAAGTACTAAAAGTGGATTTACATTGTGTAAAGAGATGGATGAAAGAATAAAGAATAGGATCAAATTTGCTCTATTGTTTGTATTGTATTTACCATTGTGTTGGCAGAGGGATATTGAACAGAAATCAGCTGTAATAAAGTAATTTTAGTATAAATACTTTTGTGTCActccttttattgttttaaagacTGAAGAGGGGCAGCCAGCTAATCTGACAGGTATTGGAGATACTTTACCAATAACTAAAACCAGTACAGGATTGCATAGTGGGAGACCAGACCGTCTATCAAAGTCTAACTTACACCTCTCTAAGAGGGGCGTGAAATTTTTGCAGAAAAGACAATTAATCGAATCTGTAATATGCACCCCCAAATATTTAAAACCATCTGTAGCAtatttgaaagggaaaaaggaTGGTGGAATATTTTTAGCCAGAGAATTAATAGGAAGACGCTCACTTTTGTGGAGGTTAAGTTTATAGCCTGAGTACAGCCCAAATTTGTCGAATACCTAGAACTACAGGGAGGGAGGCAGCTGGGTTAGACATACTGTAAATAACAGGAGGTCATCAGCATAATTACAGAGTACTTTGGTAAATATATGTACttgtggtgtctgctgggagaggATTTtgcctcacattagaaggggcgggatTTAGTCACGTGGGGAGGTATGACACACTGATGGTGGGGGTTAAAAGGGCGGAAGCGGTTTgtcaggggtgtgtgtgtggataacaAACCCCACTCGACTCTATTCCTGTGTTTGTCTCCTCTTTGTGCGATCCCCACATACATCATATACCTGATAGCTATTGGTCAGACCAAGGATTCAGCCCTCAGTCCTGTGTGTATAAAACATGAGTAAAACATCTGGAAGTGTTGTGTCTAGATTCAGGGTTGTGAAGCTGGGATGTTGGGTGATTCAGGTTGAACCAACGGCACAGATGAGTCCTTGTATTTCATgtatgtccacacacacacacacacacagttgtaggTCCCCTCCCccctttttcaaaacaaactgacggcCTTGCTGACAACAGTGCATAAGAAcgagagttacgaatgtaactacggttctatgaatccctactgaccgcctaTGAAATAGAACTTGAGGTGTCGGGCTTAATAGGTTCAGACTCCTTTTCCAtcatgtgaacatgcaaactgcacttccatttcatccctactgactgccaggcggtgcataaagcactgaatgatcatcctTTCGCATACGCAGGTCGAGAAttaaatgacaacaaagtcacaTGTGACCTCCCGGTGGCTGACATGAGTCTATATAGTCACGTCACACCGGAAGCTCAGTCCCTTTAAACCTTCTCGCGCGCAGGTTGGTTGGATCTGGTGGTGAGCATTTTGAGCTTAACTCCACTTACAGTTGATGTGCTGTTTGTGACTGGTAGCCCTGTGACTGGGTGAGTCAGAGCTGCGAGCTTGCTCGCCCTCTAAGGGCTGCACAAGCAGCACtccatctcctttttttttttctttcccgtgAAAGCCGTGTATCGTTTATCGCCGTGTCTCTTAGAcggttgttttctgttgtgacGGCCCACCGTGTGGTGCACGCCGCTCGGGTTGATTGCCTGGGCGGCTTAATTGTTAATTTGTTAATTAGGGGGCATAACTTCGCCCAGTTGTTATTGAAGACGGCTGTCTGTCAGCTCAtgtgtctgtctgagtgtgaTTCATACACTGCCTCTTCAGCTGTTTAAAGAAAGGAAGATAATAGtaataattaatttaaaaaaaaacagcaggattGTTTTCCCTCATTGTGAGCCTGTTGCAAATCGCAAGTGGCGTTCTCTGCTCGACCCGGTTTGTGACCCCGCGCTCGGACATTCAGGAGTCACTAGTGGCGTTCTCTGTTCGACCTGACTCTGTAGTTGCTTGTCTGAACACTGAGTTTCTTAGTGAGTAAGACAGCTGAGGGTTTTTTGACGCCATGTTGGAGCAGCTGTGTTGCAGACTCTGCTTGGCAGCACTCCAACCTGAGGATGGCCATGATTTGTGTCCCCCCTGCCTGGGTGTGGACCACCTATGGGAGGCCCTCCATGGCACGCACTGCCCGAATTGCTTAATTATGCCGCATTCCGTGAAGGTTGCGCGCTTGGCTGAGTTTGAGGGTTGCCCGGAGGGGGATCCCACGTCTATGGTGTTGCCTGCCGGACAGTCACGGACACGGAAGCACTCTTCTTCGGAGGCACTAGCGCGTACGAGGAAGAGGCGCAGGAAGGAGGACCCCAGGGACGGGTTGTCTGGTAAAGTGGAGAACCTGTCATCGGAATTGGCTCAGATGAAGGCGATACTTCTGAACCTTTAGGAAGACACAGGACGCCATGCGGCGGTTCAGCAGGAACACGATTTGGCATCGCACGAGGACGTGATCTTGGTGGCGGCGTCGGACACTCAATTTAGGAGTGATTTCGATGAGCTGAGCTCCCAGGTTTCTGAGTCCGGGTCCTACACCTCTGC
The sequence above is a segment of the Salarias fasciatus chromosome 14, fSalaFa1.1, whole genome shotgun sequence genome. Coding sequences within it:
- the LOC115400394 gene encoding serine/threonine-protein kinase TAO1-like isoform X1, translating into MPNSNRAGSLKDPEIAELFFKEDPEKLFTDLREIGHGSFGAVYFAQDARTNEVVAIKKMSYSGKQSTEKWQDIIKEVKFLQRIQHPNSIEYKGCYLREHTAWLVMEYCLGSASDLLEVHKKPLQEVEIAAITHGALQGLAYLHSHNMIHRDIKAGNVLLTEPGQVKLADFGSASIACPANSFVGTPYWMAPEVILAMDEGQYDGKVDIWSLGITCIELAERKPPLFNMNAMSALYHIAQNESPTLQSSEWTDYFRNFVDSCLQKMPQDRPTSEELLKHAFVQRERPESVLIDLINRTKDAVRELDNLQYRKMKKILFQEAHNGPTTEAQDEEEEADHNVGRTGTVNSVGSNQSIPSMSISASSQSSSVNSLTDAGDDKSEVDIEGDHTVMSNSSVIHLKPEEETGHVESEPNNRPPEPQPTPAHAPRPKRNREHFATIRTASVLTRQIKEHEQDSELREQILGYKRMRRQHQKQLMALENKLKAEMDEHRLRLDKELENQRNSFTQEMEKLVKKHQASMEKDAKTFSNDEKKFQQHIQSQQKKELNSFLESQKREYKLRKEQLKEELNENQSTPKKEKQEWLSKQKENFQHFQAEEEANLQRRQRQYLELECRRFKRRILIARHNIEQDLVREELNKRQTQKDLERAMLLRHHESMQELEFRQLSTIQKTRAELTRLQHQTELTNQQEYNKRRERELRRKHVMEVRQQPKSLKSKELQIKKQFQDTCKIQTRQYKALRNHLLETTPKSEHKAVLKRLKQEQHRKLAILAEQYDHSINEMLSTQAVSLLRLDETQESQCQSLRMQLQQELELLNAYQSKIKMQTDSQHERESKDLEQRVSIRRALLEQKIEEELLSLQNERMERIRSLLERQAREVEAFDSESMRLGFSNMVLSNISPEGLNKSFPGAPGGWSHHLQQHPPGSSLHGGSLHWGVGGGGSSGGPGPQGGHHHYHSSPGGAAMQQGWGPGVQGGGAPSPWGHPSAAALASRGGAGMQNSPQAMGRTPPGGRSEQGMSRSTSVTSQISNGSHLSYT
- the LOC115400394 gene encoding serine/threonine-protein kinase TAO1-like isoform X2, which encodes MPNSNRAGSLKDPEIAELFFKEDPEKLFTDLREIGHGSFGAVYFAQDARTNEVVAIKKMSYSGKQSTEKWQDIIKEVKFLQRIQHPNSIEYKGCYLREHTAWLVMEYCLGSASDLLEVHKKPLQEVEIAAITHGALQGLAYLHSHNMIHRDIKAGNVLLTEPGQVKLADFGSASIACPANSFVGTPYWMAPEVILAMDEGQYDGKVDIWSLGITCIELAERKPPLFNMNAMSALYHIAQNESPTLQSSEWTDYFRNFVDSCLQKMPQDRPTSEELLKHAFVQRERPESVLIDLINRTKDAVRELDNLQYRKMKKILFQEAHNGPTTEAQDEEEEADHNVGRTGTVNSVGSNQSIPSMSISASSQSSSVNSLTDAGDDKSEVDIEGDHTVMSNSSVIHLKPEEETGHVESEPNNRPPEPQPTPAHAPRPKRNREHFATIRTASVLTRQIKEHEQDSELREQILGYKRMRRQHQKQLMALENKLKAEMDEHRLRLDKELENQRNSFTQEMEKLVKKHQASMEKDAKTFSNDEKKFQQHIQSQQKKELNSFLESQKREYKLRKEQLKEELNENQSTPKKEKQEWLSKQKENFQHFQAEEEANLQRRQRQYLELECRRFKRRILIARHNIEQDLVREELNKRQTQKDLERAMLLRHHESMQELEFRQLSTIQKTRAELTRLQHQTELTNQQEYNKRRERELRRKHVMEVRQQPKSLKSKELQIKKQFQDTCKIQTRQYKALRNHLLETTPKSEHKAVLKRLKQEQHRKLAILAEQYDHSINEMLSTQALRLDETQESQCQSLRMQLQQELELLNAYQSKIKMQTDSQHERESKDLEQRVSIRRALLEQKIEEELLSLQNERMERIRSLLERQAREVEAFDSESMRLGFSNMVLSNISPEGLNKSFPGAPGGWSHHLQQHPPGSSLHGGSLHWGVGGGGSSGGPGPQGGHHHYHSSPGGAAMQQGWGPGVQGGGAPSPWGHPSAAALASRGGAGMQNSPQAMGRTPPGGRSEQGMSRSTSVTSQISNGSHLSYT